Proteins from one Natrinema salifodinae genomic window:
- a CDS encoding nucleotidyltransferase family protein, translating into MMFEEPPIVDVPSVEEGTNESTAIHGVVLAAGTSSRYGRSNKLLELIDGDPLVCHAVASFVESRLANVTVVLGHDRERVRAALREYDVAFRYNRSYKQGQSASVREGIEAAREASADAVIFGLGDMPNVSPTTVDALVESYERGDGSALAAGYDGSRGNPVLFDSQHFDALGSVTGDIGGRDILRNAPDAAIVDTADPGVLRDIDRPTDLKNGEYDAD; encoded by the coding sequence ATGATGTTCGAGGAGCCCCCCATCGTCGATGTGCCGTCCGTCGAAGAGGGGACAAACGAATCGACCGCAATCCACGGTGTCGTTCTGGCAGCGGGGACGAGCAGCCGGTACGGAAGGTCGAACAAACTCCTGGAATTGATCGACGGCGACCCGTTGGTCTGTCATGCAGTGGCATCGTTCGTCGAGTCCCGACTCGCGAACGTGACCGTCGTACTCGGACACGACCGCGAACGCGTTCGAGCGGCGCTTCGGGAGTACGACGTCGCGTTTCGATACAACAGATCCTACAAGCAGGGACAGAGCGCGTCGGTACGAGAAGGAATCGAAGCCGCTCGCGAGGCGAGCGCCGACGCCGTCATCTTCGGTCTCGGAGACATGCCGAACGTCTCACCCACAACGGTCGATGCGCTCGTCGAGAGCTACGAACGGGGGGACGGGTCCGCGCTTGCGGCCGGGTATGATGGGTCCCGAGGAAACCCGGTGTTGTTCGACTCGCAGCACTTCGATGCGCTCGGTTCCGTAACGGGGGATATCGGCGGACGGGATATCCTTCGGAACGCCCCCGATGCCGCGATCGTCGACACGGCCGATCCCGGCGTTCTCCGCGATATTGATCGGCCGACGGACCTGAAAAACGGAGAGTACGATGCTGACTGA